From the genome of Prunus persica cultivar Lovell chromosome G8, Prunus_persica_NCBIv2, whole genome shotgun sequence:
ATGATTCAATCGTGGCAGATAGAAGGGGATATTTTGTCTGTAAAGAAAGCACTTGTTGCTGTCTCTGGCCGTCTTCAAGATTGTCCACCAGTTGACAAGACACGGATGACTGGGAGCAGGCCTCTGGAGCCAGTTCCTTATGAGACTTTACCTGATCTCCGTTTAGATCATCTTTCACAGAGGAACTCAATGCTTACCTCTTTGCCAAGCAGCTCCATGAGTTATGCTTCATCAGGAGTTCGTACATCATCAATCGAGGCTGAAAGGATCCCCACacttgaaacaaaaatggtaCAGCAGGAAGTTACTTTCAAGATTCTTTGTGCCAATGATAGGGTTGGGGGTGTAATTGGAAAGGGGGGTGCCATTGTCAGGGCCCTTCAGAATGAGACAGGTGCTGCAATAAGTATTGGACCATCTGTGGCTGAGTGTGATGAACGATTAATTACTGTTGCTGCATCGGAGTTGTCATCTAATTTATATCCGTCAATACAGGCATATTTGTTAGTAATAAGTTTTTTAATGTTGGCTTCATCTTCTATAGAGTCCTGAATCACGGTACTCGGCAGCACAAAAGGGTATTGTTCTTGTTTTCACAAGGTCTGTAGAAGCAGGCATTGAAAAAGGGCGAGACTCAAGCTCAAATAAAGGGTCATCTCTTACTGCACGGCTTGTAGTCCCATCAAACCAAGTTGGTTGTTTGCTGGGAAAAGGGGGTGTAATAGTTTCAGAGATTCGGAAGGTAACTGGTACTGGTATACGAATAATAGGCGGTGACCAGGTCCCAAAGTGTGCCTTAGAGAATGATGAAGTTGTACAGGTGTGGTTTTATCACATTCTTTAAGGAAAGCATTGtaattatatttcatttaGTCCCATTTAGTGAAATTGGGTATATTTGGCGACCTAAAGTTGATATGAACTTGCAAACTTCTCTTATATTTAGTTATAATTTGTTCCACAGATTTCAGGAGATTTTTCAAGTGTGCAAGATGCTTTGTACAATATTACTGGTAGATTACGAGATAACCTTTTCTCCAGCACAGTAAATAATTCTGGAAGAAGGAGCAGTTCATCCATGCTAACCGATACCAGTCCTTATGGAAGACTAAGGGATCCTACTCCTATTGGATTTCAGCCATCATCATCAGTTGGTATTAATCATGGTCTCAGTCGACATACAACTCTAACTCAAAGTATGGATCATCTTGGACTTTCTCATAGTTTAGATCATCCTTCCTCCTCACCAAGGCCATGGGCATCACAGGtaaggctctctctctctctctctctctctctctctctctctctctctctctctctctctctctctctctctctttctctctctcccttgttttgttgttgttgttgttgttgatataTTGATCGGATTGCAGATGGTAGCTTCAAGGGGCATCACCGATACTGGCAGGGGTTTGACTTCTCTAAAAAGTGGCACAGAACTTGGCAGGTTAGAAAATTATGAGATCTGGCTAAGCTGCTAAGCTATAATTAGGTCTGAAAATAAATGGATGCCATGTTAAAGCATGTGTAGATAGCAACTGATGATTGTCAGGCACAGCCTCTGTTTCATAATTAATTGAAATACCCTTGACTGTCACGTAAAAGGTATCCATAGAATAGGTAACTCTCTCATATTATTCTTTCTCAGACCTCAATTTATCACTTAACTAAAATACCCACTTTATTTGgtttcaaattgaaactgaaaagGTATGGAATTATGTATTTAAAGTTCCTAGTAGGATGCATttgtcatttatttatttatttttaactccATCCTTTGGCATTGGCAGCGGAAACAAATCTGCTATTGTGACAAATACAACTGTAGAGATCATAGTTCCTGAAAATGTTATTGGCTCTGTGTACGGGGAGAATGGTTCCAATTTGGCTCGTCTAAGACAGGtatatttcataatttttccgAAGTTTTGCtttgatattattttaatcaaacTGTGGTCTTTGTGTATGGTGCACTAGCTAGCGCCCCCTTTATCAAGTTTCTTGCTTGTTAGATTTCAAACCTGAAAATTACCACTCTGGCTTTATTAACTTTGAGGGCTGCCCATGTCTACTAAAATTTATGATCAGTATATTATTCCCAAGAAAGAATTGTAGAAAATTGCAGAGGAGCAAATTGAAGTGGCTGGAAAGAACACAGTTACTTCTCTAGAGAAgaattgtttttgttctctGTCACTGCCTATGTCTTTATCTCCGTCTCCcttgttttctctcttttcttgggGGAGGGGGCAGTTGTGTTGTTATGAAGTTATCTCTCAAGGGACTGTTAAAGAGTGGGGTTGCTGTGCGCCTTTGAGCGGAGTATCTTTGTAGTGAACCCCGTGAACTTTGAGGATATCACAGTTGCTAATGTTTCAAACTTATGCAGTCTGGTTGTCTGTATATCAATTTAAACTTATCCTCTTTCCCTCTTTTTCCCTCCTTAAATCAGATTTCTGGTGCCAAGGTCATAGTGCATGAGCCCCGTCCTGGAACAACCGACAGGATTATTGTCATATCTGGAACACCTGATGAAACCCAGGCAGCACAGAGCCTCTTACATGCATTCATTCTTACGGGACCATCATGACCAATAGTTGGTCTCAAGACACGTTTGCAAGAGATGACTCCCGGGCCATCACTTGGTCATCGGCTTTTGCTTTTTGTCAAATATTGTACACTAAAGTAGGAAGATTGCCAATCACGAGCTAAGGAAAGGTAAATTTTGTTCAATTGGCTTACCAATATGTTTCATAGTGTGTTAGAGTCATTGTTCCCTGCTTTATCATGTATTCTTCAAGTGGAAAACGTTTGACAACAGAGCCTTGCTACCATTGTCACATCCTTGTCTAAAATCTCAGGGTACAGTTTTTTGGCGACTTTATTTCAAGATAAAGAATTGCTTTTGTTAACTTAAGATTTTTTCAATGAACTTTACTCTTGTatcctttactttttcttcccatttcatttattttttcttcttttcaatttgGTCTTTCTAGCTTGATTCAGTTCAGattagaaaattagaaaaactgAAGGGTGGCCAAAGGCCCAAAGGATCAAGCAACAATAAACGTAATCAACCAAACTGAACCAAATGGGAGGCAGAGAATGTAAGAGgcagaaaatgaaagtgatTGCCAAGAGAACACTAGAATTTTGGCCTAGCataaattttgagaaaaaaaaaaaaaaaaaaaagagattgaAATTAACATAATCAACGTACATATCTTCAAAGTTgggtttcttattttttattttgggtcaAAATATTACTTTATTCCAAAGCAAAACAAGGGGAGGAAACACCCCTGAATACAAGAAACAAGAACTGAGCCAAGATAGAAATCAAAAGACTGGAGGACCAGGAAGACTATCTGCCGCTAAAATTCTTGCCCGAGACGGTGGTGGCCCGTCAGATGACGGTGGCTCAGATTGAAGCTAAGATGATAAGAGTCTATTGGGATAATCTGTTGCGACGTGGCCCACTAACGACTCCTGATCACTTTAATTAAATGTTAACAcatattaataattattttaagtttttcgaccaaaaaaaaaattattttaagtttCAGTTTAAATATGGTTCCCAATGATTTAGGGAGAATGGAACTCGGTCCTTTAATCATTACTTTCAATTCCAATCTGTTACAGAGAATTGTTTAATAAAACCACACCAAAGTAACATAATCAATAATTTAACCAAACCACACCAAAGTAAATCATTGATTTGTTCAGTAATTATTAATCGGTACAGGGATTTTTCGGATCAAATATCCAACCCTAGTCATGTGTGTTTCAATTTCCTTCATCCCCGAAAAATTCAACCCTAGTTGACAGGACCTGCTCAAAATTTTTTGGAATCCGTGACGAATCCCGTCTTATTTCCGACATCTTACCGAtgtcaggcccacttactaagaaccgagactttctaccaaaatttcgACATAACCTCCattgtaaattggacatttttcaaatttctcaacctattaaaaacacatttaaaatcACCAACCGACAGCATGCACAAGATaaattcatgcaattcacatagaTGGCCTCTGGCCTCACAATCATCCCCTAGTACAGGCGATAACAGAGAAATTTTAAAGATTCAGACCAGAATCAAATAGGTTTCAAACTCAACAAGACCACAAACACCTTATAACCATAAAAAATTGGTAATACTGAAATATAACCAATCATTTAATCTTACCTCGACTGGGCTTCAGGCTCCCCGGCATAATTCAAACCAAGCTTAATAAAACTAATAAATATGATATGATCCTAGTGACCAAACTAAAGTTCAAAAATAAACTTGATCTTGCGGCTGCACCTGGGTAAGACCCCAGGTTACCTACGTACCTTTACTGAGGGGttaagccacacgtagttctacAATCCACAATCACGAACTAGATAATATACAATTATTTTCAGTCATACCGACAAGTTAATTCTTTTAAACATTAATCTTTTCCCTTTTAACAAAATCACAATATGCTAAGCCCAATTCTTTAAACATTGTTCCAATTTCTTGATATAGTATAAtaatcctttttcttttccccgtTACTTTACTACACGCTGGAGAATCCAACGTCATGCGTAGTAAAGTAACAGTGATCACAATGTTCAGATCCTTTACCACACGCCGGAATAATTCAACACCACGTGTGGTATAGTAACCA
Proteins encoded in this window:
- the LOC18766361 gene encoding KH domain-containing protein HEN4 codes for the protein MGSTFLSLPAKRSLSTMSSDANFENGSSKRSRPPPPPLSVPPGHVAFRMLCHASRIGGVIGKSGSVIKQLQQATGAKIRIEEAQVESPDRVVVVVAPSAIRSRIWLRTPGLENVNVGGGGGEEEIEVSKAQEALLRVFERILEVAAETGAIPADVGVVSCRFLAEAAQVGSVIGKGGKVVEKIRKETGCKIRVLNEKLPACAFSTDEMVEIEGDILSVKKALVAVSGRLQDCPPVDKTRMTGSRPLEPVPYETLPDLRLDHLSQRNSMLTSLPSSSMSYASSGVRTSSIEAERIPTLETKMVQQEVTFKILCANDRVGGVIGKGGAIVRALQNETGAAISIGPSVAECDERLITVAASESPESRYSAAQKGIVLVFTRSVEAGIEKGRDSSSNKGSSLTARLVVPSNQVGCLLGKGGVIVSEIRKVTGTGIRIIGGDQVPKCALENDEVVQISGDFSSVQDALYNITGRLRDNLFSSTVNNSGRRSSSSMLTDTSPYGRLRDPTPIGFQPSSSVGINHGLSRHTTLTQSMDHLGLSHSLDHPSSSPRPWASQMVASRGITDTGRGLTSLKSGTELGSGNKSAIVTNTTVEIIVPENVIGSVYGENGSNLARLRQISGAKVIVHEPRPGTTDRIIVISGTPDETQAAQSLLHAFILTGPS